The segment AAACTGTTTGAAGGCCCGCAGATTATTCATCGCGGTCGCCTCAGGCATGACATGATCCCCAAGTGGCTGAGCGCTGCTGATATTTTCGTGCTGCCAACTCGCGAAGAAGGGTCCTGCAACGCAGTCATCGAAGCACTTGCCTGTGGACTGCCGATCGTTACCAGCAGTGGCGACTACATGAACGACATCGTCGATGATCAGGTCGCCTTGCGTGTCGATCCCACCGATGTCCAGGCCATTCGACAGGCGATTATCACACTCAAGAATGATCCGGAGCGTAGAACCGCAATGGCGCGTGCCTGCCTGGAGAAGGCTGGCACTCTAGACATTAATAAGCGAGCACAGCGCGTTACACAGTGGTTGGAAGCACTGGTTCAACCAGGACGAGTGGAGTAGCGTCTCAGACGAATTACGTTCAAGGCCTGCAAGAGGCTCAATTGAATCCCGCAGTCTCGAACTGCGGAGTATTCGGCTTTATGCTACAGATATGCCTTCGACAAACTCCAACTACTGCCAACATTTGCGACGGATGGTCCTTAGCAAAAAACGGAACAATCCACAGGTTAAACCTGCGGGATTATGGTTTGTGGCGAGAAGTTCCCGAGGAAACAAATAGAACTCAATGAAACTACGCGCCCTGGAGGCTGAAGAATTACCGGCATACGATCAACTGGCCCGAAGCCACGGCACGCTGTTTAATCGCGTGGACTGGTTGAGCATGTTCGGCGATCGCGTGAGACTGCTGGGCTTGTTTGACAAAGGCGATCGAATGGTCGGCGGTGCTGCTGTGTATGCCGAATCGCGATTTGGCCTTACGCTGCTGCGTCGCGCACCGTTCACGCCTGGTTGCGGACCTTTTCTGAAACCAGCCGCTAAGAATCCTGTGGCGCGGTTGGAAGAACATCGTGAGGCGCTGTCGTTGCTGCTGGATTATGTTGAATCACTCAAACCCGCAATCTGCATGTTACCGCTAAATCAACAGGTGCGGGATGTTATGCCCTTGCTGTGGCGCAAGTACAAAGCAGTGCCAGCCTACACTTACCAAATCGACTTGACTCAAGCTTTGGACGAAATCCGTTCGCAAATGTCACCTACGCGCCGCAACGATATCTCCAAAGCAGTCCGCGATGGTGTTGAGGTACGACAGATTTCGGATCCTCATATCGTCTACGAATTGGTGCTCAGCACTTTTCGTCGTCAGAGTAAGGCAGTGGATACACAAACGCTGAATTCGATCTTGCACCACTATCGCAACGAACAAAATAGTTTTGCTTTTTGCGCCTATCGCGATGCCTTACCGGTTGCCGTATCACTGATCGTGCACGACGGTACGATCGGTTATTATCTACTGGGTGGTGCCATCGAATCCAATCGACACCATGGTGCTGGAGCTGTGGCATTATTCGCAGCCATCGAGCACGCTCATCGCATTGGATTAAAAGTTTTCGACTTCGAGGGTTCGGTCATCCCGGCTATTGAACGATTCTTTCGCGGTTTCGGCGGACGGCTGGTGCCCTACTACACCATGAATAAGGCCTGGCTGCCGCTGGAGATGTTGCTGAAATTTAAGAAACGCGAGTGGTTTTAGGGGTGCTTGCTGTAGCTGGAAGCCGAACGATTCGCAGGGCAACTCTACGGGATTCGATTTGCCAACTGACTTCAGCGCACGCGCTGGACGACGAGCGTATTCTACATCGCATGGCGTGGTCGGCCCAACGTTTGGGATACCGCAGTCAGGTTGCTGGCCCAGCAGCAACTGATGGCCACTACGCGGGCATCACGTTGCACTCAGTTTATGACCGCACAGCGCCAGGCTTATGGAACCGAAGATTGCTGGCTTGGCTACGATTGGCTTGGTGGGCACTGCGCAGCAACTTTCGGGTCTTTCACCTTCATGATCCCGATTTGCTGCTGACTGGCATGGTGCTTAGGCTCTGCGGCAGAAAGGTGATCTACGACGTACATGACGACTATCAAGCGGCCTTTCAAACTCGGCTGCGCGGACGTCCCGTGCTACGGGCTCTTGTGCCTCGCACATGGTGGCTCCTGGAACGCAACGCTGCCCGACTATTTCAAGGCGTAATCGTGGCTGATCATCATCTGGCCAGAAAGTTTCGCCACTGCCAGCCAGTAATCTTAGGGAACTATCCACGGCTGGATTTTACAAGAGCTGCCGACACGTCGCGCGAAACAACCTTTAATCTGCTGTATGTTGGGGGAGTATCCAGATATCGTGGGCTGCACATTGTGGCTCAAGCCCTCCAATTGCTGCCTCAGACCGATTTGCGGCTGCATATCGTGGGAACTTGTAGAGAGGCTGGACTGCGAGACGAACTCACAGCGGATGCAAGGGTTGTGCTGCATGGGCAGGTCGAGTGGACTCGGCTACACACCATTTACGAGCGCGCGCATGTGGGATTAGCGATCTATCAGCCGATACCAGAGTTCGTGACAGTGGACCACTCCGCTAAAATCATCGAATACATGGCCGCCGGGCTGCCGATTATCACCGCCGACTTTCCAGGCCTTCGCCGTTTCGTGCAAGAACCTGGCTGCGGAGTGGTAGTGGATCCGACCAGTCCCACAGCGCTGGCTGCCGAGATCGACAGTCTGTACAAGGATCCCCAGAGACGTCTGGAGCTTGGACGGCGTGGGCGCAAGCTGTTTGAAGCCGAGTATCATTGGGAACAGCATGAGCCCAAGCTGGCGGCACTTTACGGACAGCTTCGACATCATGCGCCCGTCATAGAACGATCAGCATATTATTGATGGTGTCGCTTAGCCACCACCTAGCATCCCCTCAATGCAACGCATACTTCGCAATGGCTGAATGCATCGATCGCTCTACCGGCATCTGTCAACTCACGACCGGACATTCACTCGATGACGAGCGAATACTGCACCGCATGGCTTGGACGGCTAATCGAATGGGGTTTCGTGCAGCTGTCGCAGGCCCAGCAGACGCATCCGGTGATTATCAAGGCATCGCGCTAATCTCGATCTTTGACCCAACTCGGATTCGCTGGTTTCGCCACCGAGTTTTTGCATGGATACGAGTTTGCTGGTGGGCATTGTTTTCAAAATTTCGTATCTTCCACTTTCACGATCCAGACCTGATCCCAGCAGGCATCGTACTCAGGCTATTTGGTAGAAAGGTAATCTACGATGTGCATGACGATTACCAAGCGACCTTCCAGTTATTGACTGCCAATCGCTGGTGGTTACGGAATTGGTTTCCGAGTTGCTGGTGGAGATTCGAGCGAACTGCTGCTAGGTTATTTAACGGCGTAATCGTGGCAGACCGGCATTTGGCACAAAAATTCCAAGCTTGTAGACCCATCGTTCTGGGAAATTTTCCCCGTTTGGATTTCACCAATCCAGCAGACACTTCTCATGAATCAACATTCAATGTGCTGTATGTTGGAGGCGTTACACGTGAGCGCGGACTAAAGGTAGCTCTTGATTCGCTCAAGACACTTCCGCAACAAGATATTCGGTTGCATGTAATTGGCCCTTGTCACGATCAATTGTTGCTGCAGGAGCTAAGCCATGACCCACGTGTCGTAGTACACGGTCGGTTGAATTGGACTGAACTCAGTCGCCATTACGAACGCGCCCACATTGGGCTGGCTCTGTATCAGCCGCTACCCATTTTTTTGTATTGTACTGGGGAAAACGCCGTAAAAATCATCGAATATATGGCCGCTGGCATTCCGGTACTGTCAGCGGATTTTCCCGGCCTGAGGGCATTCGTTAGCGAAGCCGGAGTTGGACTGGTGGTTGATCCGCAAGATGCTGTGGCCGTCGCAGGACAAATCCAGCGACTGTACAGTGATCGCGAGCTGCTGTCTCACTTGGGGAGGCGGGGACGAGAACTATTCGAATCTGAGTACCATTGGGAAAAACACGAGCCCAAGCTCGCCGAACTCTATCGGCAAGTCAGCAACTGACGTAAGACTACGAACCGACCAGGTGTGTTGATTTCACAGATGAAGGTCATGAAATACGATGGCTAAAGAGACCTATTCGCAAATTCTGCTCAAAGGCGGGCCGTTGGTGCGCTGGCAGCGGTTTGCGCGATTCCATGCCGCCGTTGGCTACATGCAGCAACTAGGTGCACACCAGCAGCAACGGCTATTGGACATCGGAGCGGCCGATGGCATCGGATTGCCTTTTTTTGAACCGTTGTTCAAGGAAGTCGTGTGCTTGAACTACTATGAAAACCATTGTCGCGAACTGCTGTCCGCCTTTCCAGGCCGGACTGTTGTTGCGGCTGACGCTCGCAATATTCCGTTGCCCGATGGTGGGTTTTCCTTCGTGGTCTCGCTAGAAACATTGCATTTGATCCCGGAACGTCGGGAGGATGCAATCCGCCAAGTACATCGACTCCTGGAACCGGGTGGTCATTTCATCTTCAGTGTGCCCATTGAGATCGGATACACGGCGCTGCTCAAATATTTCTCGCGCGGTCTGAGCCGTCATGGATTAGATGGCATGAATTTTCCCATGGCTCTGCGACACGTCTTCCCCAAGGCGTTCAATGTCAAACAATTCGACAAAGGTCGGCAGGTTGGCTTCGATGCCTACGATTTTCGCGATAGCATCGCACCTTGGTTTGATGTGATCCGCACACGTGTGCTGCCTCTGCCCGTACTGCTGCCATTCAATTTGATGGTGGTCGCACGTCGTAAGTAAACCGGCCAACGAGAGCAGATCAGTAGCCACCGTCACCAGCCGGTGGAACCCATAACCACTTCCACACAAATAGTTTGATACAACGGGAGAAACTAACATGGATTTACAGGATTTACAGGATGATCGTCGATCCGTATTACAGGCTGGAGAGACCACTGAGCAAATTATCCTGTATAACTTGTCCATCAATGTTTATTTAGTTTTTAGACCTTATGTATAGGTGACGATCCGTCCACGAATCTGCCCACCGTCTGGCGACGGTAACTACAAAGAAAAATAGATTGTTAACTACTCAGACACCTTCGATAGCTCGCGCGACGTCCGACGATCCAATCCTTTGGCCCGATGGCCAGCGGTTCGCGCTGTTTCTGTCGCACGACATCGATCAGATCTACGACCGCGAAATGTGGCGGATACTGGCCGATGGAAATCACGTTCGCAGAATGATCACCCAGGGTGAGGGTGGCAATGTGGCCCTGGCACTGCGACGGATGGCGCGCTGTATTGTATGGCCGAGGCGTACCGGTGAAGATTTCCGTGTGCTGCTAGATATTGAAGCGCAGTATCGGTTTCGTTCGACCTACTACGTGCTGCACGACCCTTACTGGAAACGCAACGGACCGCGCTATGGATTAGACTCGGCTGGGTTGCGCGGCATCATCGAGCAGATCAAATCCGCCAACTGCGAAATCGGTGTTCATGGTGGTTACTATCGCTACAATAATGCGGACGCCTATCGCGAAAGTCGTCTGGCGATCTCCGACAAATTTGATGTGCCAGTGACGGGAATTCGCAACCATCTTCTACGGTTCTCGTATCCTGAGACCTGGCGCGCCCAGGCGGCGGCTGGCTTTTCGTACGATTCGACCTACGGACCCTACAGACAAATCGGTGTCGCTGATGGTCACTATTTTCCGTTTCAACCAGTCGATCCGGCTACGGGTCACTCGATGAACTTGACCGTGCTGCCGCTGAGTGTCATGGATGTCAACCTATTCAGTCACTTGCGGCTGACGGGCCAACAGGCACTGGAGGCGGCATGGAAAGCGATCGTGCCTATCATCGAGCGAGGTGGTTTGGTCAGTTTGCTGTGGCATAACAACTATTTTCACGAGCCCGAGTACGCTGATTGGCAGTGGGTGTACCACCAGTTGTTGGATCGCTGCGCCCAACACCAGCCCTGGTGCGCGACGGGGGCAGAAATTGACTCGTGGTGCAGACAACAGTGGGTGAACAAGTGATGTGGTTGGTTCTGGTGGCTGGCTGGGCGGTGGCAATCGCCTTGGCTGCGCATTTTATCGTCGCCAAGTGTTGGTTTCTGTCCAGCAGTTGGCTGGGCTGGCCGATGCTGATAGCGAATGCCATTTATGAAACGGTAGAAATCCGAGGCCGCCTGCCGCGCATGAAGCAAGATGTGTTCATCTTTGTTGTATTGACGGCCGGTTTTACGCTGCTGGGTGGGCCATGGTTCGGACTCGCGTTTGTACTGGTAGGTGGAACAGCTTGGCTCGGCTCACAAATCGTCGATATGCAGTGGCGACTGGATGTACCTGCAACCCAACTGGCGTCCGTGGGCGGTCGAGTTCCCTTGCCGATCCCGTGTTACATCGCCTGGCTAAAGGGGCCGGTAGTCGAGCGCCGATCGAGCCTCTATGAACTTGGCCATTGGCCTCAGGGTTTAACCCAAGCCTTTGAACTATGGATTCTGAATCCTGGCACCGTGCGACCCCAATTGCCCCTGTCGATCCGCATCGAATCGTCAACTACGTCAATCACTGTTGAGCGAACAAATCAAGTCGACGTTTGCCCGGAGCCCAGCCAGGTGGTCTGCCAACAGTTTCGGCTCTCGGCCGCTCAGGCGGGCCGGGGCGGTCGCGTAACCATTGAGATCGTCCACGGCGATCGCGTTTGGTCAAGGACTTTGAATCTGAGTGGCATTGTGCCGGCCGAGCAAGTTCAGATTCGATCAGCGCAAATCAATCGCTGGAAATATGGCTGCCAGGGCGGCTTTGTGTGGCGTGGCGATCACGACCTTTACGATCCATCAACGTTTCAGTCCGAAGAGGGGTTGAAAAAGGCACTGGGCTTGGCGGCGCGATATCGAATGCCCACGACGGTCATGCTGTCCACAGGTTTAAATCTCGATCAACAGACGCATCGGGCGTTCTGCGAAAAGTTTGGCTGGAATCGTCATTCCGAAGAGATACCTGCGTTTATCGAGTTCATGCGGCGTGATATTGACATGACCAATGAGCAGGATTTTCCAACCAGTATGGACAAGCCGTTTTCAGCAGAGATCGGCAATCACATGCATTTGCACTACGGCACTCATGCCGCTGCCGATGCTGGCAATAATTGGAAATCCCACGCGCGGATGGGCGATGGCAACTATCCATGGTTGCAGAAATATCCCTGTTCATCACTGGACGAGCAGCGCGACAACATGCTCAAGTGCGATAAGATGATTCAGCAGCATTTGGGGGTCAAGACGACCTGTTTTACGGTCCCGAGCGATGCGTGGGATGAGTTCACGCCTCAAGCTGTCGAGGCGGCGGGAATCCCTGTCAGCGTCGAGACGGCCATGAGTAAGCTGGCTAAGCTGCTGTTTTTTCCGCGCGAACACCATCCTGCGGGCTGCGAGTCGTTGGCTGAAATGACGCGCATGTTGCCACGTGATCCGGTCAATGGTGCTCAGATCGCCATGCTAAAGTTCTGGGTGGGGGTTGCCCGACGACGCCGACAAGCACTGGTCTTTCTGGCGCATCATCACTTGGTGATGTACCAAAGCAATGCCTGCTATAACCTGACGTCTGAGCTGATGCGCCATGTCCTGGCAGACACCGAAGGCGATGTCTATCCTGGTACTCTAACAGCCATGGGATTGTACTGGCGCGATGTCCTGAGCCAGCGAACCCGCAAAGTGCAATTGGAAGTGCGCGGGCGCGAGGTTGTGGCGCACAATTCGGGCGAGCGTCCATTGTCGGGATTGCCTGTCGAGATATGCTTGGCCGATGGACGCCACTGGATGCAGTTGGTTGACATCGCGCCGCAATCTTCGGTTCGCTTGTAAGGCAGAGTTTCGGAAGTCTCATGCCAAAGCTCTGCCCTCCTCGCGATACACAACTTTCACCTAGTTCAACTTTATTGATTACATGCAGGAGCCAGGAATCACGGGACACAAGTTGCGAAACCCGTCCCGTCGGGACAAGATGTTGGTAGAACAAACGATCCCAAGCGACATGGAGTTCCGTAGGAACGCTATGTTTTCATGACCACAAATAACTTGCCAACAATATTTCGCCACTATCGGGGCTAGATGAACGTTGCGGCTGTTTGTTGGCTACTAATATTTCGCCCCTATCGGGGCAGAATTGTCAATTAATCAACGAGTTCTAAAAGCAAGATTATCCATGCTATGGTTAGTGAATTAAGGCCTACTCTTGAACCTTGCGATTTATGTTCGTCCGACAGTTTGAAACCTATCGTCCAGGAGCGGGGCTATCAGATTTATCGTTGCCGGAACTGCGGGCTGGCTCAGGTGCGCCCGATTCCCCAAGATACCACGATCGAGAATAGCGATTACTGGCACGTCAACGTAGACGACCCGCAGGTACAAGTCTCTCGTTTGGGATCGCAAAAGGTATTTGCGGGTGGCATCGACAAGATTGAACAACATTCAGGTCTGTCGGTTCGCGGCAAAAAGTTGCTGGATGTTGGCTGCGGAATGGGGTTGTTCTTGGAAGTGGCTCAGCAGCGTGGCGCCGCTATTCACGGCATCGACTTGACTCCTGAAGCCGTACAATTCACTCGCAAACTGTGCGGTGTCGACACGATTCAACAAGGCAGCTTTGAATCCAGCGATTACGCACCCGGCAGCTTTGAGATCATTACCGGTTGGAACATGTTGCACTCGGTGAATAGCCCCACCGATTGGTTGAAGAAAGCTCATCAATTGTTGAGCGATCATGGAATCTTGCTCCTGAAGGTGCCGAACATCACATTCTTCAACGCGTTGCACCGCCTGCCGCGACTGACCAAGCTGTTGGGTATTCCCAAGACGCCGTACTTGACCACCGTTCCGCCGCTTGCCTTGTACGGTTATTCGACAACGACCTTGAGTAAGCTGTTGCGTAAAGCGAATTTCGATGTTTTGTGGGTCGGCTGTTCACCGATTAACGAACGACGCGGCATGCACGCCAAGTTATCAACGGCGTTGTCGACACTGGCGACTGCTTCGATGGGTCATGTCAACTATCACCCAGTCATCATGGCCGTGGCACGCAAGCGATAAGGCCAGGTAGCTGCGCTCGCCAGTGCGTGGTCGGTCAAGGTAGCTACGAATTGTCTGCTGATGTTTTATTTAAGTACACAAGCCACGACGATCAACGGGAGTCCGCTGCAGTGGTGACGGTACGGCTACTTCAGTCCGCGACAGAGGACCTGCATCGCTGGGATCGATACGTTTTGGCACATCCTGAAGCCACCATGTTTCACCTCAGTTCGTGGCAGATGGTTATTCAGCGTGCACTGGGATATCAACCCAGCTATTTGCTAGCTGAGCAATCCGGCGCGGTAGTGGGCATCTGTCCGCTTTTCGTCCTGCGGACACGTCTATTCGGTACTTTTGCGGTTAGCCTGCCATTCTTGAACTATGGAGGAATTGTTGGAGATTCAATTCAAATTCAGCAGGCGCTGTTGGATCAGGCTAGCGACATTGGCCGACAGGCCGACTGCCGATACATTGAACTCCGCCAGCGTTACCCGCTGCAGCTCGATCTGCCGCGTGACGAACGTAAAGTAGGGTCGTTTTTGTCGTTAGAGGGTGGCACCGAGCAAGTCTTCAAGCGGCTGCACCAAAATGTGCGGAACAAAGTTCGCAAAGCTGAAAAAAACGAAGTGATCGTCCAGTCAGGGCCAGAATGTCTGAAGGATTTTTATGCGGTCTACTCGCGCAATTTGCGCGACCTGGGCACTCCGGTGATTTCGCCACGTTTTTTTGCCGAGATTCAGCGAGCGTTTCCCGATACTTGCCGCGTGTATCGGGCTGTGCGCCACGGACACACGATCGCGGCTAAGTTCGTAGTTTTCGACGCTAACACCTGCTATTTTGTGTGGTCGGCGTCGATTCGCGATCAATTGCAGTACGCACCTGTTCAGCTCATGAACTGGCGAGCCATTGAGGATGCGATCGGGGTTGGCTGCCAGACCGTTGACTTTGGCCGCAGTACACGGGGTTCGAGCCACGAAGAGTTCAAAAAATTCTGGGGCGTTCAGGCGGAGACGTTGCCTTGGTGTTACAAGTTGCTAAGTCAGACTGAGATGCCTGGACTAGCCAAAGAGAATCCGAAATTCAGTTTGGCAATTGAAGGTTGGAAACGCTTACCGCTGCCAATCAGCCGGCTACTTGGCCCACCTTTGGCTCGATTGCTACCGTAAATGCTGATCTCTTGGTAACCGTTCGCGTCCCATGGTGGGTCGGCACGGGGCTAAACAATGTGCAGGGAGACAGTCTTGAGTCGAATCGGCAAAATTTAACGTTGAACACCCATTTTCATCATCCCCGCTTGACCCAGCCTACAACTAGCGTGAACGGTTATCCTTCGCCTGAAGTACCATTGGCAAATAAGGTGCTGTATCAGCTGGTACGCCTTAGCGTCCGGTTTTTTGTTAGAAACCGGGTGCTAGCGCACTGCGGCTGATCAGAAACGGGCACTGTCCAGAAAACAATATGCGTCTGATTTTCATCCACCAATTTTTTGCCGGCCCCGAATCGCCTGGCCCAGCGCAGCCGCGCCGATTGGTGCGCTACTTGGCTGATCGGGGCCATGAGGTCATCGTACTGGCTGGCGATTACAACGCCTACACCGAACAGACCGAACCGACGGAGTCGATCACGACTCAGCAGGGCGGTTCGGTAATGGTTCATCGCTTGAAGGTGCCCAGGCAATTACGAGCCAGCATGCTCAATCGCCTGCGGTCATACGGTTATTTCGCGTGGGCTGCCTATCGGTTTGGTCGCAGTCTACCCGCTGCGGATGTGGTGCTGGCGAGTATTCAACCTCTGTTCAGCGGGATGGCTGCGCGAGCGCTAGCGCGTAAGTTTCGTTGCCCGTTCTTGTTGGAAGTACGCGATCTTTGGCCCGACGCGCTGGTCGTTCGTCGTTTGGTAACCGGCTATAAAGCCTGGATATTGGAGCGAATGGCCCGGTCGAACTACTTCTCCGCAGATCGCGTCGTGTGTTTGACTCCGGGGCTCAAGACCGAACTGCTAAAGAAGGGCGTGCCCGCCGAGCGAATTGACCTGTTCCCCAATGCTTATGACAAGCATTTGTATGATCTGCCGCCTGAAACCCGACAGCAGGTACGCCAGCAGATGGGCTGGGGCGACCAATTTGTGGCAGTCTATACCGGCACACACACTGTGGTCACCGCCATCGATGTCATCGTCCGTGCTGCCAACGAATTGAAGGATCGCGCGGATATTCGTATCGACCTGTTTGGTACTGGACAGACCAAGCAGGAAGCCATCGAACTGGCCGCGCAGTTAGGTCTAACCAACATCCACTTTCACGATGCGGTGCCCAAGAAGCGTGTGCCCGAGATTTTGGCCGGTGCGGACGCCGGTATCATGACGTTGTTTCAGAGCCCGCTGATACATATTTATTTTGAGAACAAGTTGATCGACTACATGGCCGCAGGCAAGCCGATACTGGCTGCGATGGACGGAGTGCAGCCGATCTTAATAGAGCGAGCTGGTGCCGGTCGCGTTGTTCATGGTCTGGATCATGCTGGACTGTCGAAACTGATCCGTGATACAGCCGACAATCCGGCCAATGCGAGAGCCATGGGCGAGGCAGGATACAAATTCGTATCTGCCAATGTGACTCAAGAAATTGTCCTGCAGCACTACGCGGCTGTTCTGGAGGCGATGGCTCAGCGCAAACTGCATGAGGTACCGGTTTGGGATCCACTGAATCTGTGATGAATCTGGTGGTCAGCTTAATTGCATTGAGCGGCTTGGCTGCGTGGCTGCCGTTGATTTTGAGTCGCTGTTTGGAGCTAGCGCCCTACCGCATCGGCTGGACCATGTACCTGTCCAATGTCCTGTTGGAGACCGCCGAAAAGCGATTGTCGCTGAACCGATGGTGGTTGGAAGCTGGTCTGACGATCGTGGTTGCCGTTGTGCTAAGCATTGGCCTACAGCGATGGTGGGTAGGCTTGGCTGTCGTGTTGCTGCAGTTGCTGCTGGCACTGAAGAATCTGCTGGAAGAACGACACGTTGTCAATCAAGTGTATGCGACACAAGAGACTGTTGGACTGCGCGGTGGCGGCGACGGTCAAGCTGCTGAGCGTTATCCGGCTCCCGGCTTACACCCCAGGTTGTGCTTGAATCTGGAAGGCCCTTTTATCGAGCGATTGCCAGAGTATCAGCTCGGGCTGGTAGCGCTCGACCAACCGTTTCAAATTCAACTACTGATCGGCAATCACAGCCGAGTACCCTGCCAGACGCCTGTGGCAGTTGAAATTCAATTGCCATCCGGCTGGAATATAGTGGACGGAGAATTGCAACTGCAACTACCGGCGATTGCATCTGGGCAGGTTCAGCAAGTATGTTGGAGACTGGTATCGACCAAGGCTTCAGTTCAACCACAAAGTCTGCGCATCTGTGTTCGCGGTAGCCGTTTTGAGGGTAATCTGCAGGTTCATTCATTGGGCACACGCA is part of the Pirellulaceae bacterium genome and harbors:
- a CDS encoding GNAT family N-acetyltransferase, with the protein product MKLRALEAEELPAYDQLARSHGTLFNRVDWLSMFGDRVRLLGLFDKGDRMVGGAAVYAESRFGLTLLRRAPFTPGCGPFLKPAAKNPVARLEEHREALSLLLDYVESLKPAICMLPLNQQVRDVMPLLWRKYKAVPAYTYQIDLTQALDEIRSQMSPTRRNDISKAVRDGVEVRQISDPHIVYELVLSTFRRQSKAVDTQTLNSILHHYRNEQNSFAFCAYRDALPVAVSLIVHDGTIGYYLLGGAIESNRHHGAGAVALFAAIEHAHRIGLKVFDFEGSVIPAIERFFRGFGGRLVPYYTMNKAWLPLEMLLKFKKREWF
- a CDS encoding glycosyltransferase gives rise to the protein MLAVAGSRTIRRATLRDSICQLTSAHALDDERILHRMAWSAQRLGYRSQVAGPAATDGHYAGITLHSVYDRTAPGLWNRRLLAWLRLAWWALRSNFRVFHLHDPDLLLTGMVLRLCGRKVIYDVHDDYQAAFQTRLRGRPVLRALVPRTWWLLERNAARLFQGVIVADHHLARKFRHCQPVILGNYPRLDFTRAADTSRETTFNLLYVGGVSRYRGLHIVAQALQLLPQTDLRLHIVGTCREAGLRDELTADARVVLHGQVEWTRLHTIYERAHVGLAIYQPIPEFVTVDHSAKIIEYMAAGLPIITADFPGLRRFVQEPGCGVVVDPTSPTALAAEIDSLYKDPQRRLELGRRGRKLFEAEYHWEQHEPKLAALYGQLRHHAPVIERSAYY
- a CDS encoding glycosyltransferase family 4 protein produces the protein MGFRAAVAGPADASGDYQGIALISIFDPTRIRWFRHRVFAWIRVCWWALFSKFRIFHFHDPDLIPAGIVLRLFGRKVIYDVHDDYQATFQLLTANRWWLRNWFPSCWWRFERTAARLFNGVIVADRHLAQKFQACRPIVLGNFPRLDFTNPADTSHESTFNVLYVGGVTRERGLKVALDSLKTLPQQDIRLHVIGPCHDQLLLQELSHDPRVVVHGRLNWTELSRHYERAHIGLALYQPLPIFLYCTGENAVKIIEYMAAGIPVLSADFPGLRAFVSEAGVGLVVDPQDAVAVAGQIQRLYSDRELLSHLGRRGRELFESEYHWEKHEPKLAELYRQVSN
- a CDS encoding class I SAM-dependent methyltransferase, with translation MAKETYSQILLKGGPLVRWQRFARFHAAVGYMQQLGAHQQQRLLDIGAADGIGLPFFEPLFKEVVCLNYYENHCRELLSAFPGRTVVAADARNIPLPDGGFSFVVSLETLHLIPERREDAIRQVHRLLEPGGHFIFSVPIEIGYTALLKYFSRGLSRHGLDGMNFPMALRHVFPKAFNVKQFDKGRQVGFDAYDFRDSIAPWFDVIRTRVLPLPVLLPFNLMVVARRK
- a CDS encoding class I SAM-dependent methyltransferase, which codes for MKPIVQERGYQIYRCRNCGLAQVRPIPQDTTIENSDYWHVNVDDPQVQVSRLGSQKVFAGGIDKIEQHSGLSVRGKKLLDVGCGMGLFLEVAQQRGAAIHGIDLTPEAVQFTRKLCGVDTIQQGSFESSDYAPGSFEIITGWNMLHSVNSPTDWLKKAHQLLSDHGILLLKVPNITFFNALHRLPRLTKLLGIPKTPYLTTVPPLALYGYSTTTLSKLLRKANFDVLWVGCSPINERRGMHAKLSTALSTLATASMGHVNYHPVIMAVARKR
- a CDS encoding FemAB family PEP-CTERM system-associated protein, producing MSADVLFKYTSHDDQRESAAVVTVRLLQSATEDLHRWDRYVLAHPEATMFHLSSWQMVIQRALGYQPSYLLAEQSGAVVGICPLFVLRTRLFGTFAVSLPFLNYGGIVGDSIQIQQALLDQASDIGRQADCRYIELRQRYPLQLDLPRDERKVGSFLSLEGGTEQVFKRLHQNVRNKVRKAEKNEVIVQSGPECLKDFYAVYSRNLRDLGTPVISPRFFAEIQRAFPDTCRVYRAVRHGHTIAAKFVVFDANTCYFVWSASIRDQLQYAPVQLMNWRAIEDAIGVGCQTVDFGRSTRGSSHEEFKKFWGVQAETLPWCYKLLSQTEMPGLAKENPKFSLAIEGWKRLPLPISRLLGPPLARLLP
- a CDS encoding glycosyltransferase family 4 protein — protein: MRLIFIHQFFAGPESPGPAQPRRLVRYLADRGHEVIVLAGDYNAYTEQTEPTESITTQQGGSVMVHRLKVPRQLRASMLNRLRSYGYFAWAAYRFGRSLPAADVVLASIQPLFSGMAARALARKFRCPFLLEVRDLWPDALVVRRLVTGYKAWILERMARSNYFSADRVVCLTPGLKTELLKKGVPAERIDLFPNAYDKHLYDLPPETRQQVRQQMGWGDQFVAVYTGTHTVVTAIDVIVRAANELKDRADIRIDLFGTGQTKQEAIELAAQLGLTNIHFHDAVPKKRVPEILAGADAGIMTLFQSPLIHIYFENKLIDYMAAGKPILAAMDGVQPILIERAGAGRVVHGLDHAGLSKLIRDTADNPANARAMGEAGYKFVSANVTQEIVLQHYAAVLEAMAQRKLHEVPVWDPLNL